A region from the Inhella inkyongensis genome encodes:
- the purL gene encoding phosphoribosylformylglycinamidine synthase gives MSSFEHLHGFEGGNALSAFRTQSLLAQLQAAVPRIQGVQAHFHHWVGSSHALSSEQLNQLGALLRYGPDAQAQPKGTAAVVVVTPRLGTVSPWASKATDIAHNCGLPIARVERVTVYQLLLDKPLLGAAKPLSEAEWLACAALLHDRMTESVLKSLDDARHLFDEKEAAPLERVDVLGQGRAALEAANRDWGLALSSDEIEYLLDAFQKLGRNPSDVELMMFAQANSEHCRHKIFNAQFVIDGQAQPLSMFGMIRNTEKLNPQGTVIAYADNAAVMEGSAIQRWLPGADGRYAKRPEQAQVLMKVETHNHPTAISPFSGAATGAGGEIRDEGATGRGARPKAGLTGFTVSHLRLPNLTEAWETPESKPAHIASPLQIMIEGPIGGAAFNNEFGRPNLLGYFRAYEQAVAGVQRGYHKPIMIAGGLGAIRSDLTKKIEFPAGTLLIQLGGPGMRIGMGGGAASSMAAGVNSAELDFDSVQRGNPEIQRRAQEVINRCWQLAEANPILAIHDVGAGGISNAFPELVNDAGKGARFDLRAVPLEESGLAPKEIWCNESQERYVLAIAPESLALFQSFAERERCPFAVVGRVTDEKQLSLTDAEHPEATPIDMPMDVLLGKPPKMTRDVTRVSREAGRFEADGIELEAAARAVLRHPTVASKRFLITIGDRSVGGLTHRDQMVGPWQVPVADCAVTLADYDGLGGEAMAMGERSPLAAVDAPASGRMAVAEAITNLLAAPIDLKRVKLSANWMAACGEAGEDAALYDTVKAVGMELCPALGVGIPVGKDSLSMRTKWNEGGDGHQVTAPVSLIVTAFASLPTVAGTLTPQLVNEADSVLIAIDLGRGQGRMGGSILAQTAQQFGGAVPDLDQPQLLVALVDAINAARAQGLVQAYHDKSDGGLWAAACEMAFAGRLGLSLNVDMLVTAGTGVDDSRAETGDAKNWAKQVSGLRHEQTLRALFNEEIGALIQVRAADRDTVMALLRQHGLSAHSHVVGKPSRDGQISVWRDAQCLFQLPLTEALQEWEAVSREIATARDNPACASSEFAVATDAAAPGLHLALSFDPSVDVAAPYAQAVKPRVAILREQGVNSHLEMAYAMAAAGFEAVDVHMSDLQAGRHHLKDFRGFVACGGFSYGDTLGAGEGWARSILFNAELKAQFEAFFARPDTFALGVCNGCQMLAALAAMIPGAEAWPKFVRNASEQFEARLAMVEVLDSPSIFFSGMAGSRLPIAVAHGEGRADFGFQGDAARVAKAMRYVDGAGQPTEVYPLNPNGSAGGLTAVTTLDGRFTALMPHPERVFRAAQMSWRGDLALDAASPWLRMFRNARVWCR, from the coding sequence CGTGGAGCGCGTCACCGTCTACCAACTGCTGCTGGACAAGCCACTCTTGGGCGCCGCCAAGCCGCTGAGCGAGGCCGAGTGGCTGGCCTGCGCGGCCTTGCTGCACGACCGCATGACCGAGTCGGTCCTCAAGAGCCTGGACGACGCCCGCCACCTGTTCGATGAGAAAGAGGCCGCGCCGCTGGAGCGCGTGGACGTGCTGGGGCAGGGCCGGGCGGCCCTGGAAGCCGCCAATCGCGATTGGGGCCTGGCGCTCTCGAGCGACGAGATCGAATACCTGCTGGACGCCTTCCAGAAACTGGGCCGCAACCCCAGCGACGTCGAGCTGATGATGTTCGCCCAGGCCAATAGCGAGCATTGCCGGCACAAGATCTTCAATGCCCAATTCGTGATCGATGGGCAGGCGCAGCCGCTCTCCATGTTCGGCATGATCCGCAACACCGAGAAGCTCAACCCCCAGGGCACGGTGATCGCCTATGCCGACAACGCGGCGGTGATGGAGGGCAGCGCCATCCAGCGCTGGCTGCCCGGCGCTGATGGCCGCTATGCCAAGCGGCCTGAGCAGGCCCAGGTGCTGATGAAGGTGGAGACCCACAACCACCCGACCGCCATCTCGCCCTTCTCGGGTGCGGCCACCGGGGCGGGTGGCGAGATTCGCGACGAAGGCGCCACCGGGCGCGGCGCACGGCCCAAGGCCGGTCTGACCGGCTTCACGGTCAGCCATCTGCGCCTGCCGAACCTGACCGAGGCCTGGGAGACGCCGGAAAGCAAGCCGGCTCACATCGCCAGTCCGTTGCAGATCATGATCGAGGGCCCGATCGGCGGTGCGGCCTTCAACAACGAGTTCGGCCGTCCCAATCTGCTCGGCTACTTCCGTGCCTACGAGCAGGCCGTGGCCGGCGTGCAGCGCGGCTATCACAAGCCCATCATGATCGCCGGCGGATTAGGTGCCATTCGCAGCGACTTGACCAAGAAGATCGAGTTCCCGGCCGGCACCCTGCTGATCCAGCTCGGGGGCCCGGGCATGCGCATCGGCATGGGTGGCGGCGCGGCCAGTTCGATGGCGGCCGGCGTCAACAGTGCCGAACTGGACTTTGACTCGGTGCAGCGCGGCAACCCCGAGATTCAGCGCCGCGCGCAGGAGGTCATCAACCGCTGCTGGCAGCTCGCAGAGGCCAACCCCATCCTGGCCATTCACGATGTGGGCGCGGGCGGCATCTCGAACGCCTTCCCCGAGTTGGTGAACGACGCCGGCAAGGGCGCCCGCTTTGATCTGCGCGCCGTGCCGCTGGAAGAGAGCGGCCTCGCGCCGAAGGAAATCTGGTGCAACGAGAGCCAGGAGCGTTATGTGCTGGCCATCGCGCCGGAGTCCCTGGCCCTGTTCCAGAGTTTTGCCGAGCGCGAGCGCTGCCCCTTCGCGGTGGTGGGCCGCGTGACGGATGAGAAGCAGCTCAGCTTGACGGACGCCGAGCACCCCGAGGCGACTCCCATCGACATGCCGATGGATGTGCTCTTGGGCAAGCCGCCCAAGATGACCCGCGACGTGACGCGCGTGAGCCGCGAGGCCGGCCGCTTCGAGGCCGATGGCATCGAGCTGGAGGCGGCCGCCCGCGCCGTGCTGCGCCACCCCACGGTAGCCAGCAAGCGTTTCCTGATCACCATCGGCGACCGCTCGGTGGGCGGCCTGACCCACCGCGACCAGATGGTGGGCCCCTGGCAGGTGCCGGTGGCTGATTGCGCCGTGACCCTGGCCGACTACGACGGCTTGGGCGGCGAAGCCATGGCCATGGGCGAGCGCAGCCCGCTGGCGGCGGTGGACGCCCCGGCCTCGGGCCGCATGGCGGTGGCGGAGGCCATCACCAATCTGTTGGCCGCGCCGATTGATCTGAAGCGCGTCAAGCTCAGTGCCAACTGGATGGCCGCCTGCGGCGAGGCCGGCGAAGACGCCGCGCTCTACGACACGGTCAAGGCCGTGGGCATGGAACTTTGCCCGGCGCTGGGCGTGGGCATTCCGGTGGGCAAGGATTCCTTGTCGATGCGCACCAAATGGAACGAAGGCGGGGACGGGCACCAGGTCACCGCTCCGGTCTCGTTGATCGTCACCGCCTTTGCCAGCCTGCCCACGGTGGCGGGCACGCTCACCCCCCAGCTGGTGAATGAGGCCGACTCGGTGCTCATCGCCATCGATCTCGGTCGGGGTCAGGGCCGCATGGGCGGCTCTATCCTGGCGCAGACCGCCCAGCAGTTCGGCGGCGCGGTTCCGGATCTGGACCAGCCGCAGCTGCTGGTGGCCCTGGTGGATGCCATCAATGCGGCGCGTGCGCAGGGCCTGGTGCAGGCCTATCACGACAAGAGCGACGGCGGCCTGTGGGCCGCGGCCTGCGAAATGGCCTTCGCCGGTCGCCTGGGCCTTTCGTTGAATGTGGACATGCTGGTCACCGCCGGCACCGGGGTGGACGACAGCCGCGCCGAGACGGGCGACGCCAAGAACTGGGCCAAGCAGGTGAGCGGCCTGCGCCACGAGCAGACCCTGCGTGCGCTGTTCAACGAAGAAATCGGCGCCCTGATCCAGGTGCGCGCGGCCGACCGTGACACCGTGATGGCCTTGCTGCGCCAGCACGGCCTCTCGGCCCATAGCCATGTGGTGGGCAAGCCCAGCCGCGACGGACAGATCAGCGTCTGGCGCGATGCCCAGTGCCTGTTCCAGCTGCCGCTGACCGAGGCCCTGCAGGAATGGGAGGCCGTGAGCCGCGAGATCGCCACGGCGCGCGACAACCCGGCCTGCGCCTCATCCGAGTTCGCGGTGGCGACCGACGCTGCGGCGCCGGGTCTGCACCTGGCTTTGAGCTTCGATCCGTCCGTGGACGTGGCCGCGCCCTATGCGCAGGCCGTCAAACCGCGTGTGGCCATCCTGCGCGAGCAGGGCGTGAACTCGCATCTGGAGATGGCCTACGCGATGGCGGCGGCCGGCTTCGAGGCGGTGGACGTGCACATGAGCGATCTGCAGGCCGGCCGCCACCACCTGAAGGACTTCCGCGGTTTCGTCGCCTGCGGCGGCTTCAGCTATGGCGACACCCTGGGCGCCGGCGAGGGCTGGGCGCGTTCCATCCTCTTCAACGCCGAGCTGAAGGCGCAGTTCGAGGCCTTCTTTGCCCGCCCCGACACCTTCGCGCTGGGTGTGTGCAATGGCTGCCAGATGCTGGCCGCCTTGGCCGCCATGATTCCGGGCGCCGAAGCCTGGCCGAAGTTCGTGCGCAATGCCTCCGAGCAGTTCGAGGCCCGCCTCGCAATGGTCGAAGTGCTGGATTCGCCTTCGATCTTCTTCAGCGGCATGGCCGGCAGCCGCCTGCCCATCGCCGTGGCCCACGGCGAGGGCAGGGCGGACTTCGGCTTCCAGGGCGATGCAGCCCGGGTGGCCAAGGCCATGCGCTATGTGGATGGCGCGGGCCAGCCCACCGAGGTGTATCCGCTCAACCCCAACGGCAGCGCGGGCGGCCTCACCGCAGTGACCACTCTGGACGGCCGCTTCACGGCGCTGATGCCCCACCCGGAGCGTGTGTTCCGTGCGGCGCAGATGAGCTGGCGTGGCGACCTGGCCCTGGACGCTGCCTCACCCTGGCTGCGCATGTTCCGCAACGCCCGCGTTTGGTGCCGTTGA